The genomic DNA GGCACCGCACCACCGTCCCGCCCCTGGGCGGCATCGCACTCTCGTCCAGATCCTCAACCGAGAACCTCCCAGCGTGAAATTATCCCTCGGGTACCTGGGATTCCCCGGAACGGTCTTCGCAGTCGTTTCAGTGTGAATGTTGTGCGAGTGGGATATGTCACGCAGGGCATTCCTGCTGTCCAGCGCTACGAATTCGAGCCGCGCAGCAACTATAGACAGTGTGATCTGCTTGTACCGGGCAGGAGACGCGTCACATCATCATGTACAGTCCGCATGCTGGCATCCAACAGCAGGGCTCTGGCTCCGAGTTCACTCCAGCGATGACGTGGTGCAACTCATGACTACTCAGAGCTCATCACCATCATGTGAAAGCAAGGTATTGCAGTGCATAAGCGCAAGCCGCGGTGGCGGCTGCCACTCACGATCACGGCAGGTGCGTTGGCAGCGGCGAGCGTCACAGCCCTTCCGCTGCTCGCCAACGCGTCCGCACCGGATGGGCGAACCGCCGGCCGCCAGCAGGCGTTCGAGCAGGCCGCAGCCGAGTACGACGTTCCCCTGCCGGTTCTTCTCGGTGTGTCCTACCACGAGTCGACGTGGGAAGCGCATCCCGGGGAACACAGCACCAGCGGCGGTTACGGGCCGATGCATCTGACGGACGTGACGCCCGAGATGATGGCCGGTGGCGATACCGGAGCGGCCGGCCGCGGTGATCTGAAGGAGATGGCCGCCGACCCTTCCCTGCACACTCTTCGGACGGCTGCGAAGCTGACCGGATTGCCTGCCGGGAAGCTTCGCGACGACGAGGTCGCCAACATCCGTGGCGGCGCTGCTCTGTTGGCCTCATACGCAAAGGCCACGACCGGGCGCACGCCGGTGGATCCGGGCCAGTGGTATGCAGCGGTGGCCCGCTACGGCGGCTCCGAGCAGGAGCGTGCGGCAAAGGCGTTCGCCGACCGCGTCTTTGCGACGGTCAAGAAGGGTGTCGGCGAAACAACCCGGGACGGGCAGCAGGTCCGGCTGGACGCCGTCGCGGATGTCCGGCCGGCTACGAGCCAGCTGGCCGGCCTGCGGCTGAAAGCGACGGCCGCTGCGGAGACCGAATGCCCGCCGACACTCGACTGCGCCTTCGTTCCCGCTGGGTCTGCCAACGGTCAGGTGTCCAACCGGCCCGCCAACAACATCCGGATCGATTCCATCGTCATTCATGACACCGAGTCGTCCTACGAATCGGCCATCAACAGTTTCCAGACGCCCGGCGGCGGTTCAGCGCACTACGTGATCCGGTCGTCCGACGGTGCCGTGACCCAAATGGTGCCCACCAAGGACCTTTCCTTCCACGCGGGCAACTACTCGACCAACATGCATTCGATCGGTATCGAGCACGAGGGCTACGCTGCGTCCGGAGGCACCTGGTACACCCAGGTCCAGTACGAGACCAGCGCGGAACTCGTCGCGTACCTGGCCGACCGCTTCGACATTCCGCTGGATCGGCAGCACATCATCGGGCACGACAACGTTCCTGGGCCGAATTCTTCGCTCGTCTCCGGCATGCATTGGGACCCGGGTCCGTCCTGGGACTGGGAGCGTTTCATGCGTCTCCTTCATGCTCCCGTGAACGGCGTTCACGGCGTAGGGCCGATCGGATCGGCGGTCACCATCACCCCCGGCTTCACCCGGAACCAGCAGACCGTGCAGGTCTGCCCAGCTGACGATCCGACGGGTGCCACGCCCGAATGCGTCGAACGGCGCCAGCCGTCGAACTTCGTCTACCTGCGCACCGCGCCCGACCGCATCGCTCCGCTCTTCGGTGACCAGGCGATTCACACGGACGGTATCGGGACCAACCGGGTCAACGACTGGGGGAGCACCGCGCAGGCAGGACAACAGTTCGTCGTCGCAGGCCGTCGGGGCGATTGGACAGCCATTTGGTACAGCGGTGACAAGGTGTGGTTCCACAACCCGCACGGACGCAACACGACCCCCGCCCGCGGCGTGACCGTGGTCAAGGTTGCCGGGGACTCGCCGGCGGCGGTGTACGGCAGCAGCTACCCGGACAAGGACGAATATCCTGCCGGGCTTTCGCCCTCCACCCAGGCTCCGCTGAGCTTCTACAGCGTCCCTGCCGGTCAGGCGTATGTCGCGACCGGTGAGGCCGCGGCCACCGACGACTACTTCCCCTCCAGCGGCAGCGTCGTGACCGGCGGCAAGAAGATGTACACCATTCAGTACAACCACCGAGTCGGGCTGGTGTACGAGTCCGACGTGACGGCAACGCCCTGATCGTCACACGGTGAACGTCTGGCCGGCCAGGGCCGACGAGCGACCATCGGGATGCCGGTCGGTCGCCGGCGCTCCTTGCCCCCGGACACACCGGTCGAAGCCAGGACGGCGAGGGAGCGCTTCGGCACCCTCTTCGTGGCTCCGGAACAGGCCTCCGGCCTCCGCGTCCGGCACGACACCTTTGACATTGATGATCTCAGGGTGTCGCCGGGCCCGGAGGCCTCGGCGGAACACTGACGAGCGGCTTGGGCACCGGCTTCACCTGAACCGGAAGAGCGCTCCGCAACGCGGATATGGCAGCTCGGTGACGTGCCAGGGCCGGACGAAAGGGTGCAGGGCGGTGTCCGCACGCGATCGGCACCGACACCGACGTCTCCCTCGGCCCGGGCGAACACCACGCCGTCACCGCCGGAACGGATACCGCACGATCATGCATGTCGAGCCGTCCCCCACAACACATTCCCTGAAGAGGCTGTTGCTGACTTTGTGCAGCACCGGACACGTCTCTTCGGAATCGCCTACCGAGTGCTCGGCAGCGCGGTCGAGGCCGAAGACGTCGTCAGGAAGTATGGCTGCGGCGGCAGAAGACCGACCGCTCCGCGGTGGTCTCCCCGTGGCCTTCCTCGCGAGCACGACGACCCGCTTGGCCATCGACGTGGCGAAGTCTGCGCGGGTGCGTCGGGAAACCCATATCGGACCATGGCTGCCCGCTGCCGAGGGGCCACGACCGCCCGGTTTCCCACGTACACGGTGCCGGCTGACGTACATGGTGGCTGTCGTGTCACCGAAGCAGCCGTGGGACAGACCTTTCAGGAGTGATCAGGATCAGCCGTCATCCTTGCGGTGAGGGACTCGGGTGCGAGCTCGGACCGCCAGGGGTGGGCGGCTGGTTCCAGGAATGCAGTTTGTCGGGGTTGAGTACGACCCACACCTGTGCGACGTGGTGGTCGGCGATGTCGAGGCTGATGACGGCGGCGACCTGGTGGTCGTAGCGGGCGACGAGGCCGGTGCGGCCGTTGACGGACTGGGTGGTCAGTGTGGTGCGCGGGTGGCGGGCCAGCAGCGTCAGCAGGCTGTGTGCGACCTGCCGACTGCCGTGGACGGGTCTGACCAGTGCCCGGACCTTGCCGCCGCCGTCGAAGAACGCGGTGGCGTCCGGACAGAGAAGCGAGACCAGCAGCCTGGCATCCTCCGTCAGACAGGCTCGGCGGACGGCGCAGGCAAGGGCATCGTGCCATTCCGGCGTTGTGGGATGTGAGCGCTGCACCCGCAGGTGGTGGCGCGCCCGGTCGACGAGTTCGGCGCACTCCGGCTCCGTGCGTCCCACGATGTCGGCGATTGCATTGGGGGGCATCCCGGCGTTCTTCAGCACGAATGCCGCCCGTTCGGCAGGGGACAGGGAATCCAGAGCATTCAGCAGAACCCGGCTGACCTCCTCCTCCAGCTTCTCCTGCGGCCCCTCAGCATCTTGCCCCTGCCCACGGACGCCCCTTCTCCGTCCGGCCGCACCCCGGTCGGGCAACAGGTCCAGACAAATCCCGCCCACGGTCTTCGCGAGCCAGGACCGGGGCGTCGTGATCTGCCGACGCGTCGCGCCGGACAGCCCGTACCACCGGCGGTAGGTCTCATCGACAACGCTCTCTGCCGCACCGGTGCTGCCGAGCATCCAGTAGGCGATATCCAGCAGATACCGACGCTCGTTGAGCAACTCCGCGATCGGAACCGCGTCAGCATGGTCCATACGGCATCCATCCTTTCGCACGGCACCACGCAGTGCGTCCGCATGCATGCATATTGTTACCGTTCGGGAGGGCTTCGGCGGTATCGGCGGACCGATGGCAGGACCCCACCACGCACGCCCTCTCCGCCAGGGGGAAACGGCTGTGGTAGCCGACGGCTGAGTGCTCGCGCATGGGATACCTCCTCTGATTCTCGGCTCAACCCGTTAGACCGGGCAGCCATGAATCCTGTGACACAGGCTTCCACGCCTGACCGGAGGACTCGGGCACCGTCCTGCCGCCAGGAGCCCTGACAGCGCGCTGTCCTGCGGAGGCTGTCCCGGAAAAGGATGGGCGGTGCCCCCCTCGTCCCGTCATACCGAACAACGGGTGAGACTGAAGCGGCCGATACCATCCCGATGGATCTGCTGGACCTCGACCTGATCTGCCTCGGCCTGGATCCCGCCCCGGGCCACCCGCTTCGGGTCGCTGTTGGCTCGCTGGATGGCCATGGGCACCGCGTGAGTGGTGTCGAAGACCTCATCGACAACGTAGTACAGCCAAACGCGTTGACGGTTGGCTGTGTGGAACCGCAGGCCCACCAGCCACTTGTCATGATCCATGAGGTGCGAGCCGGAGGGAACTCGCGCACCGTCAATTCGATCACGCCCGCTCGAATCGGAGAAGTCGGTGCCCAAGACTCTCTCGGGAGCAGGAACGCCGACCGTGGATACGCCCTGTGCAAGATGCCTGTCCGTCTGCGACATGCTGTTTCATCTCCATTCCGACCAGGGCAATCACGTCGGAGGTGCGGCGTTCCGCTCAGCTATGGACATGATTGGGGCGATTTGGACTTCTGTATATGTGACTGCACAGCTGCCTGTTTTGTGACACCTACAGGTCGGCTTTGCAGCACTTTTTTTGAGACTCTCCCGCCGGTACGTCCCGTCTGCCATCCGGAATCACAGTCGTGTGCCCCCGGCGCCCCGCGCACCGGACAGCTCCCACACCGTGTCGACCCGTCGGTTGCCCGCGGCCGGCCGGCTCGAGTGACAGGCGCCATCGGAGTCCGTCACCGACGGCTGCATCGCCTACGGCTGCTGAACTGGGGGAAGCCGGTACAGACTGTTGGAGATGGCGCTCATCCGCTCGTTGAGGTCTACGAGTTC from Streptomyces sp. NBC_01707 includes the following:
- a CDS encoding RNA polymerase subunit sigma; this encodes MDHADAVPIAELLNERRYLLDIAYWMLGSTGAAESVVDETYRRWYGLSGATRRQITTPRSWLAKTVGGICLDLLPDRGAAGRRRGVRGQGQDAEGPQEKLEEEVSRVLLNALDSLSPAERAAFVLKNAGMPPNAIADIVGRTEPECAELVDRARHHLRVQRSHPTTPEWHDALACAVRRACLTEDARLLVSLLCPDATAFFDGGGKVRALVRPVHGSRQVAHSLLTLLARHPRTTLTTQSVNGRTGLVARYDHQVAAVISLDIADHHVAQVWVVLNPDKLHSWNQPPTPGGPSSHPSPSPQG
- a CDS encoding N-acetylmuramoyl-L-alanine amidase; protein product: MHKRKPRWRLPLTITAGALAAASVTALPLLANASAPDGRTAGRQQAFEQAAAEYDVPLPVLLGVSYHESTWEAHPGEHSTSGGYGPMHLTDVTPEMMAGGDTGAAGRGDLKEMAADPSLHTLRTAAKLTGLPAGKLRDDEVANIRGGAALLASYAKATTGRTPVDPGQWYAAVARYGGSEQERAAKAFADRVFATVKKGVGETTRDGQQVRLDAVADVRPATSQLAGLRLKATAAAETECPPTLDCAFVPAGSANGQVSNRPANNIRIDSIVIHDTESSYESAINSFQTPGGGSAHYVIRSSDGAVTQMVPTKDLSFHAGNYSTNMHSIGIEHEGYAASGGTWYTQVQYETSAELVAYLADRFDIPLDRQHIIGHDNVPGPNSSLVSGMHWDPGPSWDWERFMRLLHAPVNGVHGVGPIGSAVTITPGFTRNQQTVQVCPADDPTGATPECVERRQPSNFVYLRTAPDRIAPLFGDQAIHTDGIGTNRVNDWGSTAQAGQQFVVAGRRGDWTAIWYSGDKVWFHNPHGRNTTPARGVTVVKVAGDSPAAVYGSSYPDKDEYPAGLSPSTQAPLSFYSVPAGQAYVATGEAAATDDYFPSSGSVVTGGKKMYTIQYNHRVGLVYESDVTATP